A stretch of DNA from Desulfobacterales bacterium:
TGATATATCAATCATTCTTTTTGACATGATTAATAATGATAAATACGTGGTCCGGATTATCGGCCCGCCAGCACACCACAGGTGAAGCCCCTTACGCTAACATTAAGCGTTTGGAAAAACCACTCCATATGAATGAAGAGTGGATACAACCCAATAAGCACGGCCAGACCCCGGGGACGCGCATGAGATTTCTGAAACTCGTATCCGTTGAAGAAGCGGAACAAATCCTTCTCTCACTGGGAAAACTTCTTCCTGCCGAATACATTCCTCTGGAAGATGCCTGCGGAAGGATCCTCGCAGAACCAATATCATCTCCCGAAGATATTCCGGGATTTGACCGCTCCATTAAAGACGGATATGCCGTTCGGTCCGCAGATACGCTTGGCGCAGGAGAAAACAAACCAAAGCTTCTGAAAATGACCGGCAGGATCCCAATGGGTGAGAACACCGCCGAACCTCTCGGAGAAAAAGAAGCAAAATATATCCCGACCGGAGGCCATATGCCGAAGGGAGCCGACGCCGTAATAATGCAGGAGAACACGGAACTCGCCGGCGACGTGCTTCTCATCAAAACAGCTGCCAGTCCCGGACTGGATGTCCTGAAATACAATGAAGACTTTTCGAACGGGGAGCCTGTCTTTCCAGCCGGTCACCGGATCAACGCACAAACAGCCGGTGTTCTTGCCGCCTTCGGCTGCGACCCTGTCCTGGTCAGAAAACGTCCGGCGGTTGGGATCATCTCAACCGGAAATGAACTGGTTTTGCCCGCAGATACACCGAAACTCGGACAGATACGCGACACAAACACCACACTCATCAGATCGTTCATGACGGAACGCGGAGCAAAGCCCGTATTCTACGGGATCGTCCGGGACGATGCAAAAGCTTTGACACCAATTGCTGCCAAAGCAGCCGCCGAGTGCGATCTCGTCATCCTTTCCGGCGGCAGTTCAAAAGATGAAAAAGACGTCACTTCACGCGTCATCGCCACTCTGGGAAAAGTCCATGTCCACGGCGTATCGGTCGCTCCCGGCAAACCCACGATCATTGGAAGCATAAATGATGTCCCGATCCTGGGCCTGCCGGGACATCCCGCTTCGACCTATATGATCACCACGCTTTTTGCCGGCCCTCTTCTCGCAAAAATGACGGGAGCACGGGAAAAACCGCGAAAAATCAACGCACCCCTCGCAATGAGTTTTCCCTCAGAAAAAGGAAGAGAAGATCTCGTCAGAGTCAAACTCAGTGAAAACGGAGAAGCAGAACCTGTCCTTGGTAAATCCGGTCTTTTGCATACGCTCATACAAAGCGACGGCTATATCAGGGTCCCGGCCGGCCGTGACGGATGCGAAAAAGGGGACATTGTGGAGGTATTCTTATGGTAAAACGTTATCTTGATCAGATCAGCCTGAAAGATGCAGTGGATATTGTCAAAAAAACG
This window harbors:
- a CDS encoding molybdopterin molybdotransferase MoeA, producing the protein MRFLKLVSVEEAEQILLSLGKLLPAEYIPLEDACGRILAEPISSPEDIPGFDRSIKDGYAVRSADTLGAGENKPKLLKMTGRIPMGENTAEPLGEKEAKYIPTGGHMPKGADAVIMQENTELAGDVLLIKTAASPGLDVLKYNEDFSNGEPVFPAGHRINAQTAGVLAAFGCDPVLVRKRPAVGIISTGNELVLPADTPKLGQIRDTNTTLIRSFMTERGAKPVFYGIVRDDAKALTPIAAKAAAECDLVILSGGSSKDEKDVTSRVIATLGKVHVHGVSVAPGKPTIIGSINDVPILGLPGHPASTYMITTLFAGPLLAKMTGAREKPRKINAPLAMSFPSEKGREDLVRVKLSENGEAEPVLGKSGLLHTLIQSDGYIRVPAGRDGCEKGDIVEVFLW